The sequence CACAGACGGGGTGCCTGGCCCTTTGGGATGATCAAAATCAGTACGCCGCCAATTCAGCTCCCATGCGGCAGTCCATGCCCACTCCCGCTACTGCCATAGAGGCCATACCGGCTTCCCAGCGGGTCACCCGCCTGCTGGGCGAGCGTCTCGAATTGGTCGAGGATCTTTGGGAGACGGTGCTGCGCAGCGAGTGCCCCCCGGAGCAGGCCGAGCGGCTGCTGCGCCTGAAGCAGCTGAGTGACCCAAACGAGGCTGATGTCGCTGGGGCGATCGTGCAGCTAATCCGCGAGATGGACCTGGCCGAGGCAATCGCCGCGGCCAGGGCTTTTTCGCTTTATTTCCAGCTGGTCAACATCCTCGAGCAACACATCGAGGAGGACAGCTACCTCGACAGCCTCAAAAACCAGGAAAACGGCCCCAGCGATCCCTTCCTGCCGGCCCTGGCCAACCAAACCGACCCAGCCACTTTTCGCCAGCTGTTCGCCCGCCTGCGCAGCCTGAATGTGCCGCCAGCCCAGCTGGAGAAGTTGCTGCGCACCCTCGACCTGCGGCTGGTGTTCACCGCCCACCCAACCGAAATTGTGCGCCATACGGTGCGGCACAAGCAGCGGCGCGTGGCCACCTTGATCCAGAAACTGGAGCAGGGCAGCGGCCTCAATTGCCTTGAGCGCCAAGGCCTGCGACTCCAGCTGGAGGAGGAGATCCGGCTCTGGTGGCGCACCGACGAACTGCACCAGTTCAAGCCGACGGTGCTCGACGAGGTCGACTACGCCCTGCACTACTTCCAGCAGGTGCTCTTCGACGCCATGCCCCAGCTGCGCGATCGCATTCGCGCCGCCCTGAAGCTGAGCTATCCAGACGTAGAACCGCCACGGGATTCGTTCTGCACCTTCGGCTCCTGGGTGGGCTCGGACCGGGACGGCAACCCATCGGTGACACCGGACATCACCTGGCGCACCGCCTGCTATCAACGCCAGCTAATGCTGGAGCGCTATCTCAAGGCGGTCACGGAGCTCAGTGACCAGCTCAGCATCTCGATGCAGTGGAGCCAGGTGAGCCCGGCCCTACTGGAATCGCTGGAAATGGACCGGCTGCGCTTCCCAGAGATCTACGAGGAGCGGGCTGCCCGCTACCGCCTCGAGCCCTACCGTCTCAAGCTCAGTTACACCATGGAGCGGCTGCGGCTCACCCACCAACGCAACCAGCAACTAGCCGATGCCGGCTGGGAGTCACCCTGCGATGGCAGCGCCCCACCACCACCGATGGGGGGCAGCATGGCCCCCGCTCCAACCCAGGAGTTGCACTACAGCACGGTTGATGAATTCCGCTACGACCTGGAGCTGATCCAAGACAGCCTCGAGCGCACTGGCCTCAGCTGCGAATCACTGCAGCACCTGATCAGCCAGGCCCAGATCTTCGCCTTCTGCCTGGCCAGCCTGGACATCCGCCAGGAGAGCACCCGCCACAGCGATGCCCTCGACGAACTCAGTCGCTACTTGCAGCTAGCCGTGCCCTACGGCGAGATGGATGAGGCCCAGAGGGTCGAGTGGCTGCTCAGCGAAATCCAAACCCGCCGCCCCCTGCTGCCGCCCACCGCCAAATGGAGCGCCGCCACAGCCGAAACCTTTGCCGTGTTCCGGATGCTGCAGCGGCTGCAGCAGGAATTCGGATCGCGCATCTGCCGCACCTACGTGATCTCGATGAGTCACACGGTGTCCGATTTGCTGGAGGTGCTGCTGCTGGCCAAGGAGGCCGGGCTGGTAGACCCAATTGCCCAGCGCGCCGGCCTGCTGGTGGTGCCGCTGTTTGAAACGGTGGAGGACCTCCAGGGGGCGCCAGCGGTGATGGGCACCCTGTTCCGCCATCCCTTCTACCTAGCCCTGCTGGGCAGTGATGGTGGCCAGCCGCTCCAGGAAGTGATGCTGGGCTACTCCGACAGCAACAAGGACTCCGGCTTTCTCTCCAGCAACTGGGAAATCCACAAGGCCCAGATTGCCCTGCAGCGCTTGGCCATCAAACACGGGGTGGCCCTGCGCATCTTCCACGGCCGGGGCGGCTCGGTGGGCCGCGGCGGTGGTCCCGCCTATCAGGCGATCCTGGCCCAGCCCAGCGGCACCCTCAGCGGCCGCATCAAGATCACCGAGCAGGGAGAGGTGCTGGCCTCCAAATACTCCCTGCCGGAGCTAGCGCTCTACAACCTGGAAACGGTCACCACCGCCGTGCTGCAGAACAGCCTGGTAAGCAGCCCCGTTGACGAAACCCCCAGCTGGAACGAGCTAATGGGCCGGCTGGCGGCCCGCTCCCGCGACCACTACCGGGCCCTGGTGCACGACAACCCCGACCTGGTGGCCTTCTTCCAGCAGGTGACCCCAATCGAAGAGATCAGCAAGCTGCAGATCTCCAGCCGCCCGGCCCGCCGCAAGAGTGGCGCCAAGGACCTCTCAAGCCTGCGGGCCATCCCCTGGGTATTCGGCTGGACCCAGAGCCGCTTCCTGTTACCAAGCTGGTTTGGGGTGGGAGCTGCCCTGCAGGAGGAGCTCGACCAGGATCCCGGCCAGCTGGAGTTACTGCGCCTGCTCTACCAGCGCTGGCCGTTCTTCCGCATGCTGATTTCCAAGGTGGAGATGACCCTCTCCAAGGTGGATCTCGACCTGGCCCACCACTACGTCCAGGCCCTGGGCCGCAGCGAAAACCGCGAGGCCTTTGAAGCAATCTTCCAGTCGATCGCTGCCGAATTTGGCCTTACCCGCGATCTGGTGCTGGCGATCACCGGCCACAGCCGACTGCTGGATGGCGATCCTGCCTTGCAGCTCTCGGTGGATCTACGCAACCGCACGATCATTCCGCTCGGCTTCCTGCAGGTGGCCCTGCTCAGACGCCTGCGCGACCAAAACCGCCAACCACCGATGAGTGAAACGAGCGCCAGCAGCAGCGACGATGGGCGCACCTACAGCCGCAGTGAACTGCTGCGGGGCGCCTTGCTCACCATCAACGGCATCGCAGCGGGCATGCGCAATACCGGCTGAGTCCATTTCCTTCAGCCCCCTCCTCGATCAGCCCAGCTCTGGACTCCCTCTTGATCCCGTTCCGCAGCCAGCCCCAAGCCCCGCGACTGAGGGAGGGCTATCAGCTACTGGCCGATGGCCTGCTGCCCAGTGCCGAAGCCCTCAACCGGCTACTGGTTGCAGCGGGTGATCAGCCCCGACAGCCTGAGCGCTGGCAGCGGGTGCTGGAGCTAAGCGTCTGGCACTTGGGCGTGGCGGGCCCCGATGGCCAGCTGGTGGGTTTTGTCAGGGCTACCAGCGACCTCGCCCTCAATGCCAACCTCTGGGACCTTTGCGCCGATCCTGCCGATCCAGCTGAGGGAGAGATCCTGGCGGTGCTCGTCCATGCCGCCCTGGGCCGGCTGCGCCGGGAGCTGGCGGGGTGCAGTATTTCGCTTTCAGCCCCGCCCCAGGCCCTTGCAGCCCTGGAGCGCTACGGGTTTGCGGTGGATCCGGGGGGCATCCGCGCCATGGGGCTCAAGCTGGAGAGTTGATCTCAAGCCGGTCAGGTGATTTCCAGCTGGGCTTGGCCAGCAAACCACCATCCCAAAGCAAAACCCCTCCGCTTAGGCCTTGAGTGCCTCGGCGGTGGGGAGAGTTGGGGCGGGGTGCGGTGGGGTGACGAGCATGGAGGGACTCGAACCCCCGACCCTCAGAACCGGAATCTGATGCTCTATCCAACTGAGCTACATGCCCTTAAAGGCACCCCGCCTGGCCTACCTTAGCCGCTCACCGCATCAGACCCATCCGGCTGCATCGCCTGGAGCTGCTGCGTTTCCGCAATATCAGTCGGCTGGAGCTGAGCCTGGAGGCTCCCCGGCTGCTGGTGGTCGGGGCCAATGGCGAGGGCAAATCCAACCTGCTGGAAGCGGTGGAATTACTTGGCTGCCTGCGCTCCCACCGCACCAGTAGCGATCGTGATCTGATCCAGCACGGCGAGGCCAGCGGCCAGGTGCGCGCCCTCACCAGCGGCGGGGACCAGCTGCAGCTGGAGCTGCGCCGAAGTGCTGGCAGGCAGGCCCAGCGCAACGGCAAGCAGCTGGAGCGCCAGCTCGACCTGCTGGGTTCGCTGCGCTGCGTGGGCTTCAGCGCCCTCGACCTCGAGCTGGTGCGGGGCGAGCCAGCCGGCCGACGTCAATGGCTCGACCGGGTGGTGCTACAGCTCGAACCTCTATACAGCGACCTGCTGAGTCGCTACGGCCGGCTGCTACGCCAGCGCAGCCAATTGCTGCGGCGCGGCCTGGGGGGAACCAGCTTGCTGGCCCTGCTCGACACCTTTGATCTGCAAATGGCCGTGATCGGCACCCGCTTACACCGGCGTCGCTTCCGGGCGATCCGGCGCCTCGAGCCCCTGGCCGCAGCCTGGCAGGAGCGGCTCAGCGGCGGCCGGGAGATCCTGCAACTGAATTACCAAAGTGGCACCGTCTTGGCGGGCGAGGAGGCTGAGGAGCCTTGGCGTCAATCCCTGCTTGAGCAGCTACAGCTTCAACGCCAGGAGGAACTGCGGCTAGGCCAATGCACGGTGGGGCCCCACCGGGACGAACTAGAGCTCGCCCTGGCCGGCCAACCGGCCCGCCGCTACGGCTCAGCTGGCCAGCAGCGCACATTGGTACTGGCCCTCAAGCTGGCTGAGCTCGAGCTTGTGGGCTCCGTCTTGGGGGAGCCACCCCTGCTGCTCCTCGACGACGTGCTCGCCGAGCTAGATCCGGAGCGGCAACAATTGCTGCTCGAGGCGGTGGGCGAAGGTCACCAGTGCCTGGTGAGTGCCACCCACCTAGGAGCCTTCAGTGGGGGCTGGCAGGCCGAGAGCCAGGTGGTGCGGATGCGCGCCGGCCAGCTCGATCCGAAGATGCCAACTGACTTGGCCAGCTAGGCGCAGCTACCTGGCTGACAGCGTATGGTTGGAAGCTTGTTTGGTCGGATTCGATGACCCAGACCCTGCCCTGCCTCCACCCGAACCCGGGATGGACCGAGGCCCCTGCTGCTACCACCGCAGCCTCTCCCCTGCCTCACCAGATTTCCGAAACAGTCGGAAAACACTGCATCCTTGAGCTTTATGGCTGCGACAGCGCCAAGCTCGACGACGAAGCCTTCCTGAGGGACACCATCACCGCAGCAGCGAAGCGTGCCGGTGCCACCCTCCTCAACCTGATCACCCACCGATTCGAACCCCAAGGGGTTACGGGATTGGCCCTGCTGGCCGAATCCCATATCTCGATTCACACCTGGCCGGAATCGGGCTACGCGGCGGTTGATGTGTTCACCTGCGGTGATCACACGATGCCGGAAAAAGCCTGTGCGGTTCTCGCCGCCGAGCTTTCAGCCAACGACCACAAGCTCACCAGCTTCCGCCGCGAGACGCCGCCGTCGATTGCTGATAGCCCGCGTGATCCTTTGCAAGCTCAGGAGTTCACCGCCGCGGTGACCCTCTGATCTCGGGGGGCTAATCACCGGTTAACTGAGCCCAGTTCCCGGTTGAGCTTGCCGCTCACCAGCCCCTCCAGATCCAGCCCCACGGCGCTAAAACCGATCTCCAGGAAGGCCGCCACCAGCGCCTGCCTCGCTTCGGGCTTTGCCCACAAACCCAGGGCCCGATCCAATTGGAGGGGAGGCAGTTCAATCCGAGCCGTCTGGCCCTGGGAGCGCACGCGCACCTGGGGCCATCCCATTGCCAACAACCAGGCTTCCGCTGCAGCCACCCGCTGCAGCCGCTCCGCCGTGATCGGTTCGCCGTAGGGAAAGCGTGAGGCCAAACAAGGCTGGGCCGGCTTGTCCCACCAGGGCAATCCCAAGGCCCGAGAAATTTGACGTACGCCGGCCTTATCGAGGCCCACCTCGGCCAGGGGTGAGCGCGCTCCGAATTCCTTTGCGGCCCGAATGCCGGGCCGATGATCGCCTAGGTCCTCGGCATTGACGCCATCGAGCACGGTCGCCCCTGCCGCCGCGGCCGCGATCGGTGCCAACAGCCGGTGCAGCTCCCGCTTGCAGGCGTAGCAGCGCTGCTCAGGATTACTGGCGTAGGCAGGATCTGCCAGCTCCGCCGTAGCGATCTCCCGGTGGGCGATCCGCAGCCAACGAGCCTGCTCCGCCGCCTCCGCCCGCAGGTGGGGGGCTAGGGCCGGCGACACACCCGTAATCGCCAAAGCTGCCTCACCGCGTTGCTCTACGGCGATGGCAGCCACCAGGGCGCTATCTACCCCACCGGAATAGGCCAACACCACCCGATCTAGGCACGCCAACTGCTGACGCAACGAAGCCAGCGCCAGCTCCAACGGCGGCGGCAACGGCTCCAACAGGGAAAACAACATCGCCACCAAACTCCTGCCCAGATCTTGGCAACCCCCACCCCAATGACGCCGGTAACATCGCCACATGAGCAGCACCCAGACGCCGCAACGGGGAACGGGCCGAGGTATCGGCATCCGTACGGCGGCCGGCAGCGATGAGCGCGCCCATGGCCAGCTGCACGTCTACGACGGCGATGGCAAGGGCAAAAGCCAGGCGGCACTAGGGGTAGTTCTGCGCACCATCGGCCTGGGTATCTGCGAGCAAAAACGCACACGGGTGCTGCTACTGCGCTTTCTCAAGGGACCCGGCCGGGCCTACGACGAAGACGCCGCCATCGAAGCCCTGCAACAGGGCTTCCCCCATCTAATCGATCAGGTGCGCACCGGCAGGGGAGACTTTTTCAGCGCCGAGGAAGCCACCCGCTTCGACCGGCAGGAGGCCCAGCGGGGCTGGGACATCGCCAAAGGGGCCATCGCCAGCGACCTCTACTCCGTGGTGGTGCTCGACGAGCTCAACCCGGTGCTGGATCTGGGCCTGCTTGATGTCGAAGATGTGGCCCGCACCCTGGCGGCCAAACCCGACGGCATGGAGGTGATCTGCACAGGTCGAGGTGCGCCCCGCCAGCTGGTGCAACTGGCTGACCTGCACTCGGAAATGCGCGCCCACCAGGGCCCCGGCGGCCTTGAAGGCGTCGAGATTTACACCGGTGAAGGCAAGGGGAAATCCACCAGTGCCCTGGGCAAGGGGCTGCAGGCGATCGGCCGTGGCATCAGCCAGGACAAAAGCCACCGGGTGCTGATTCTGCAGTGGCTCAAAGGTGGCGCTGGCTACACCGAAGATGCCGCTATAGCAGCTCTGCGCGAGAGCTATCCCCACCTGGTGGATCACCTGCGCTCCGGGCGCGATGCAATCGTGTGGCGTGGCCAGCAGCAGCCGATCGACTACGTGGAAGCTGAGCGGGCCTGGGAGATCGCCCGGGCCGCCATCTCTAGCGGCCTCTACAAAACGGTGATCCTCGATGAGATCAACCCGACAGTGGATCTGGAGCTGCTGCCGGTGGAGCCGATCGTGCAAACCCTCCTGCGCAAACCCGCTGAAACGGAAGTAATTCTCACCGGCCGCTGTAAAAACCGGCCTGCCTATTTCGACCTGGCTTCGGTGCACTCCGAGATGGTGTGCCACAAGCATTACGCCGAGCGCGGCGTCGATCTCAAACGCGGCGTGGATTACTGATGCTGGACTACTGAGGCTGGACTACTGAGAAGAGGCCTCAGTAGCGCATCACACTCGGATCAACTTCCTGGCTCCAGGCATCAATGCCGCCGGCTACGTTGATGCCCTCGATGCCGTGACGTTTCAGGGCGATCAGGGCCTTGGCACTGCGGCCGCCCAGCTTGCAGTGGGCGTAAAGGCTTTTGCCTGTCGCCAGCTGCTGGATGCGTTCCACGGCCGTGCCGTTCTCGATCTGATCGAGAGGGATCAAAACGGCGCCGGCAATCACGGCGATCTCAGCCTCGGGGGGGTTGCGCACGTCGATCAGCACCAGGCCACTGGTATCACCATCGAGCAGCGTTTTGAGCTCGCCCACGCTGATGCTCTCCACAGCTCCGGATTCTTCCTGGCCAGGTGCGGTGCCGCCAACGCCGCAAAACTCTTGATAATCAATGAGTTTGTCGATCACTGGGCGCTCGGGATTGGGCCGCAGCTTCAGCTCCCTGAATTTCATCGCCAGGGCATCAAACAGCAGCAGCCGGCCGCTGAGGGTGGTGCCGATGCCGGTGATGATCTTCACCGCCTCGGTGGCCTGGATGACACCGATGATTCCGGGTAGCACCCCCACCACTCCGCCCTCGGCGCAGGAGGGCACCATGCCCGGCGGCGGCGGCTCAGGGAAAAGGTCCCGGTAGTTGGGGCTGGCTGCATCCAGGTTGAACACCGTTGCCTGACCTTCAAAGCGGAAGATCGAGCCGTAGACATTTGGCTTGCCCAGCAGCACGCAGGCGTCGTTCACCAGGTAGCGGGTGGGGAAGTTATCCGTGCCGTCGCAGACCAGGTCGTAGCCGGAGATGATCTCCAGGGCGTTTTCGCTGGTGAGAGCGGTCTCGTAGAGATCCACCTGGCAATGGGGATTGATCTCCAGGATGCGGGCCTTGGCCGATTCAATCTTGGGCTTGCCAACCCAGCTGGTGCCATGGATCACCTGGCGCTGGAGGTTGGAGTGGTCGACCACATCGAAATCGACGATGCCGAGCCGGCCTACGCCGGCAGCCGCTAGATAAAGGAGCAAGGGCGAGCCGAGCCCACCGGTGCCCACGCACAGAACAGAAGCCGCCTTGAGCCGCTTTTGCCCCTCCATACCCACCTCTGGCAGGATCAGGTGCCGGGCAAAGCGAGCCACCTCATCGGGGCTGAGCTGGACGCCGCTGGTGTCGGGAGGAAGCATGGCCTCTTGGATCAGGACACCATTCTCCATGGCAGGCGCAGGGGCGCGGCCGGAGCTTCCGGCAGCCACCAGGCAACCAACTCCCCGCCAAGGTTTTCGGCCCCGAGGATCACCATCAAAGTGGATACCCCACAGAGACTGCGATCGGTGTCAGAAGGCGCGGCCCCACTGGTGGGGTGGCTGTGGGCCGAGCCCAGCAGCTCCAGCCCCTGCGCCCTGCCCCACTTCTGCGCCTGCAGCTGCTCCCTTGGATCAATCGCAAAGCGACGGCAGCGTTGCTGAGGCTGGGGCCAGACGTTGCAACACGGCCAGATCAAGCGCAGTTGCCAGTCGCACTCATAGCTTTCGCCCAACAGCAATGCACAACCCTCCTCCGGTTCGGCGCTGGCCAGGATGGGGCGCAAAACGGTGAGCAGGTGCAGATCAGTCCTGATTTGCTCTGGCGCTTGGGAGAACACGCCGATACCTTATGAATCATTCCAAACATTCGCCTTCCAACCGGTCCATGAGCGATACCACCACCGACGCGGTTGAGCAGGGCACTGCCACTGAAGTGGAGACTGACGCCACCTCCGGTGCCGCCGAAGCCAGTTTTAGTGAGCGTTACAGCGAAATACTTGCCAAGGTGAACGGCACCTTGGACCAAGTGGACTGGAGCCAGATGGGCCGGATCGGCAAAGCCAGCGGCGTGATTCTGGCTGTGATCGTCGCTCAGATCTTGATCAAAGGAGTGCTCGACGCAATCAACCTGCTGCCCGTGGTTCCCGGCCTGCTAGAACTGCTGGGCTTGGTAGTTGTAGGCCAGTGGAGTTGGCACAACCTCACCACCAGCGAAAAGCGTGGTGCGGTGGTGGCCAAGGTCCAGAACCTGCGCAAGGAGTATCTGGGCTAATCAGCACCTATTAAGTAGCAGCTGATCAATGCTGGCTTGAGCCTGGCGGCCCCAGCCGCCGCCAAACAGATTGGCGTGATTCAAAAGGTGATACAGGTTGTAGAGGGCGACCCGACCCTTGGCCGCTGGTTCCAGCGGCCAGACATCTTTGTAACCGCTAAAAAAAGCCTTCGGAAAACCGCCGAATAGCTGGGCCATCGCCAGATCCACTTCCCGATCTCCCCAGAAACAGGCGGGATCAAACATTGTGCTGGAGCCATTGGTCAGCAGGCCCGCATTGCCGCACCAAAGATCCCCGTGCACAAGCACCGGCTCACAGTGATGGCTGCTCAGCCATCGCGGCACCAGCTCCAGCAGCTCCCGTGCTCCCCGCAGCGGCTCTCCCCGGCTAGCGGCCCAAGCCAGCTGGGGCGCCAAGCGGCACTCCACAAAAAACACCCCCCAAGCGGAGCGCCAGCCGTTGGGCTGGGGGGCTGATCCAATGAAGTTGTCTGCCGCAGCGCCGTAGCCAGGGGTTGGTGCCGAGCCGGCACTGCTGCGGTGCAGCTGGGCCAAGCCCTGGCCGCATCGAAACCAACCACCTTCAGCTGCGGCGCCAGATGAGCCTGCCAACTGCAACCAGCTGAGCAGCAGCACGGCGCGATCGTCGGCCACTCCCCAGGCCAGGGGCTCTGGAATCACCAGCGCGGCAGGCGCATGGTGTGCCAACTGCTGCAGGCCGTTTAGCTCCGCCTCAAACATGGGCAGTGCTGCGGCCCCGTTGGTCTTGGCAAACACGCTGCGACCATCAGCCAACTCCAGCCGCCAGGCCTGGTGGATACAACCACCCCCCAGCGGCGCTTGGGCCACCACGGCGCAGCCGAGCTGCTGCTCTACCCAGGCCTGCATCGCGCGCTCGCGCACCTGGTTGCCAGCATGGCGCCATGGAGAAGCGCCTCGATGTAGTGGTAGTGGGCGCCGGCATCGCCGGCCTCACCGCCGCAGCCCTTCTGGCCCGAGAGGGCCTGACGGTGGAACTGCTGGAAGCCCACCAGCAGAGCGGCGGCTGCGCCGGCACCTTCCGCCGCGGCCCCTACACCTTTGATGTGGGCGCCACCCAGGTGGCAGGCCTGGAACCGGGCGGCAGCCACCAGCGCCTGCTGGCCCACTTCGGTCTGCCCCTACCGCAGGCCACCCCCCTGGATCCGGCCTGCGTGGTGGATCTGGCCGATGGCCGGCCGCCGGTGCGGATCTGGCGCGATCCTGCGCGCTGGAACGCCGAGCGGGAGCAGCAGTTTCCCGGCAGCGGCCGCTTCTGGCAGCTCTGCGCCACCCTGCATGGTGCCAACTGGGCTTTTGCAAGCCGCGATCCGGTGCTGCCGCCGCGCAGCCTCTGGGACCTGGGCCAGCTGCTGCCGGCCCTGAGACCCTCCAACCTGGCCAGTGGCCTACTGGCTGCCGCCAGTGTGGCTGATCTGCTCACGCTCACGGGCTGTGGCGACGATCCACGCCTGCGCCGCTTCCTGGATCTGCAGCTACGCCTTTACTCCCAGGAGCCAGCAGAGCGCACCGCCGCCCTCTATGGCGCCACCGTGCTGGCCATGGGCCAGGCACCGCTTGGGCTCTGGCACCTGCAGGGCTCAATGCAGGTGCTCAGCCAGCAGCTGGAGCAGGCCCTGGCTGCCGGCGGCGGCCAGCTGCGACTGCGACACCGGGTGAGCAGCCTGGAGCGCAGCAACGAGCCTGGAGGCGGGCCCGGCAGGGCAGGCTGGAGGTTGCAGGGCGAGCAGCTGGGGGGGGCCGGCAAGGGGCAGACGTTCAACTTGAGCGCTACCAATGTGGTACTGGCCATACCGGTACAAAGCCTGCCCGCTCTGCTCGGCCAGCAGCTGCCCGCGGGCTACCGCAGCCGGATAGAAAATTTGAGCGAGCCATCTGGGGCATTGGTTTTTTACGGTGCCATTGAGCGAGCCCTGCTGCCTGCCAACTGTCCCGCCCACCTACAACTCGATTGGGCCGATCCGGGCAGCTTGTTTGTGTCGGTGAGCCACGAGGGCGACGGCCGGGCGCCGGCGGGCCTGGCCACGGTGATCGCCAGCGTGTTCACACCAGCGAAGCCCTGGTTTGGCCTCGAAGCCAGCGCCTACGACCAAGCAAAGGCTGAAGCGCTAGCCGCCATGCAGCGGGGGTTGGAGTCGCTGCTGGGCATCAGCCCAGAACAGTGGCGCCACGCTGAACTAGCCACACCCCGGGGGTTTGAGCGCTGGACCGGGCGGCCCTTTGGCTTTGTGGGCGGCCTGGGACAGCACCCCAGCCGCTTCGGGCCCTTCGGATTAGCCAGCCGCACCCCCCTGCCGGGCCTGTGGCTATGCGGTGATTCGATCCACCCCGGCGAGGGCACCGCCGCCGTAGGCCTTTCTGCCCTGATGGCCTGCCGGCAGCTGCTGGCAGAGCGGGGCCAGACGCTGAGCCTCAGCGGACTGAGCACCTAGCCATGTCGAGGGGATCAGAGAAACTGCGGCCGCAACTCCTGGCTGCGATCGAGCTCCTGCCGCAAATCCTGCCAATTCCCCTGGCTCACCTGCTGCTCGAGGGCTTCCAGCTGCTGCCGGTAGGCCGCCAGCGCCACTAGCAGCGCCTCTCGGTTGCAGCGGGCCATCAGGGTGCCCAACTCCGGATTGCCGCCGCCCACCCGGCTGGTGTCGGCAAAGCCGCTCGAAGCCAAGGCGCGCACTAGGCCGGCTAGATCCCCGGCGCCCGCAGCGCCAGCCCGATCAGCCGTCTGCAGCAGGGCGGCACCCACCAACACCGGCAGGTGGGAGATCAGCGCCACCGCTTGGTCGTGCTCAGCGGCGCCGCAACTGAGCCAGTGGGCCCCCACAGCCTGGGCCAAGCCCTGAACCAACGCCAGCGCCTGCGGATCGGTGGCGGCAGCGGGGGTCGCCACCCAAGGGCGCCCGCGAAACAACCCCTGCTGCCCCGCCTCCACGCCCGCCTCAGCCGTACCGGCCATCGGATGACTGGCGACAAAACGGGGATGCAGGCCCTGCCAGAGCTCCAGCACAGGCGCCTTCACCGAACCCACATCGGTGATCACCGCCTGGGGTGGCAACGCCGCCACCAACTCCTGCGGCGGCTCCAGCAGCCGATCTAGGGGCAGGGCCAGCACTACCAGGCTGCAGCCAGCCAGCACGGCGGGGTTGGTGCCCACCACGGTGGCCAGGAGCCGCTGCCGGGCTCGCTCGGCGGTGGCCTCACGGTGCACTAATGCACGCACCTCCACGCCTTGGTGCTGCAGATCC comes from Cyanobium sp. Tous-M-B4 and encodes:
- the ppc gene encoding phosphoenolpyruvate carboxylase, with translation MRQSMPTPATAIEAIPASQRVTRLLGERLELVEDLWETVLRSECPPEQAERLLRLKQLSDPNEADVAGAIVQLIREMDLAEAIAAARAFSLYFQLVNILEQHIEEDSYLDSLKNQENGPSDPFLPALANQTDPATFRQLFARLRSLNVPPAQLEKLLRTLDLRLVFTAHPTEIVRHTVRHKQRRVATLIQKLEQGSGLNCLERQGLRLQLEEEIRLWWRTDELHQFKPTVLDEVDYALHYFQQVLFDAMPQLRDRIRAALKLSYPDVEPPRDSFCTFGSWVGSDRDGNPSVTPDITWRTACYQRQLMLERYLKAVTELSDQLSISMQWSQVSPALLESLEMDRLRFPEIYEERAARYRLEPYRLKLSYTMERLRLTHQRNQQLADAGWESPCDGSAPPPPMGGSMAPAPTQELHYSTVDEFRYDLELIQDSLERTGLSCESLQHLISQAQIFAFCLASLDIRQESTRHSDALDELSRYLQLAVPYGEMDEAQRVEWLLSEIQTRRPLLPPTAKWSAATAETFAVFRMLQRLQQEFGSRICRTYVISMSHTVSDLLEVLLLAKEAGLVDPIAQRAGLLVVPLFETVEDLQGAPAVMGTLFRHPFYLALLGSDGGQPLQEVMLGYSDSNKDSGFLSSNWEIHKAQIALQRLAIKHGVALRIFHGRGGSVGRGGGPAYQAILAQPSGTLSGRIKITEQGEVLASKYSLPELALYNLETVTTAVLQNSLVSSPVDETPSWNELMGRLAARSRDHYRALVHDNPDLVAFFQQVTPIEEISKLQISSRPARRKSGAKDLSSLRAIPWVFGWTQSRFLLPSWFGVGAALQEELDQDPGQLELLRLLYQRWPFFRMLISKVEMTLSKVDLDLAHHYVQALGRSENREAFEAIFQSIAAEFGLTRDLVLAITGHSRLLDGDPALQLSVDLRNRTIIPLGFLQVALLRRLRDQNRQPPMSETSASSSDDGRTYSRSELLRGALLTINGIAAGMRNTG
- the speD gene encoding adenosylmethionine decarboxylase — its product is MTQTLPCLHPNPGWTEAPAATTAASPLPHQISETVGKHCILELYGCDSAKLDDEAFLRDTITAAAKRAGATLLNLITHRFEPQGVTGLALLAESHISIHTWPESGYAAVDVFTCGDHTMPEKACAVLAAELSANDHKLTSFRRETPPSIADSPRDPLQAQEFTAAVTL
- the recF gene encoding DNA replication/repair protein RecF (All proteins in this family for which functions are known are DNA-binding proteins that assist the filamentation of RecA onto DNA for the initiation of recombination or recombinational repair.) — protein: MRLHRLELLRFRNISRLELSLEAPRLLVVGANGEGKSNLLEAVELLGCLRSHRTSSDRDLIQHGEASGQVRALTSGGDQLQLELRRSAGRQAQRNGKQLERQLDLLGSLRCVGFSALDLELVRGEPAGRRQWLDRVVLQLEPLYSDLLSRYGRLLRQRSQLLRRGLGGTSLLALLDTFDLQMAVIGTRLHRRRFRAIRRLEPLAAAWQERLSGGREILQLNYQSGTVLAGEEAEEPWRQSLLEQLQLQRQEELRLGQCTVGPHRDELELALAGQPARRYGSAGQQRTLVLALKLAELELVGSVLGEPPLLLLDDVLAELDPERQQLLLEAVGEGHQCLVSATHLGAFSGGWQAESQVVRMRAGQLDPKMPTDLAS
- the larE gene encoding ATP-dependent sacrificial sulfur transferase LarE, whose product is MLFSLLEPLPPPLELALASLRQQLACLDRVVLAYSGGVDSALVAAIAVEQRGEAALAITGVSPALAPHLRAEAAEQARWLRIAHREIATAELADPAYASNPEQRCYACKRELHRLLAPIAAAAAGATVLDGVNAEDLGDHRPGIRAAKEFGARSPLAEVGLDKAGVRQISRALGLPWWDKPAQPCLASRFPYGEPITAERLQRVAAAEAWLLAMGWPQVRVRSQGQTARIELPPLQLDRALGLWAKPEARQALVAAFLEIGFSAVGLDLEGLVSGKLNRELGSVNR
- a CDS encoding cob(I)yrinic acid a,c-diamide adenosyltransferase produces the protein MSSTQTPQRGTGRGIGIRTAAGSDERAHGQLHVYDGDGKGKSQAALGVVLRTIGLGICEQKRTRVLLLRFLKGPGRAYDEDAAIEALQQGFPHLIDQVRTGRGDFFSAEEATRFDRQEAQRGWDIAKGAIASDLYSVVVLDELNPVLDLGLLDVEDVARTLAAKPDGMEVICTGRGAPRQLVQLADLHSEMRAHQGPGGLEGVEIYTGEGKGKSTSALGKGLQAIGRGISQDKSHRVLILQWLKGGAGYTEDAAIAALRESYPHLVDHLRSGRDAIVWRGQQQPIDYVEAERAWEIARAAISSGLYKTVILDEINPTVDLELLPVEPIVQTLLRKPAETEVILTGRCKNRPAYFDLASVHSEMVCHKHYAERGVDLKRGVDY
- a CDS encoding N-acetyltransferase: MIPFRSQPQAPRLREGYQLLADGLLPSAEALNRLLVAAGDQPRQPERWQRVLELSVWHLGVAGPDGQLVGFVRATSDLALNANLWDLCADPADPAEGEILAVLVHAALGRLRRELAGCSISLSAPPQALAALERYGFAVDPGGIRAMGLKLES